In the genome of Botrytis cinerea B05.10 chromosome 5, complete sequence, one region contains:
- the Bcmsk1 gene encoding Bcmsk1: MSSLTGLRFLRPYLYHDILPVKPAAYARLFSTHYSLRSERSKRPYCETEENLKIRRVKLKDGLDPTETRIKKLQSAGALHYPRIKKVGKIVSVKSCLEKCAEMLPGVDSDDAIALTLHGRVGSIRKLGSKLVFMNIIEDGYSIQLEAESGMIYKNQDVNVQSPISFENLTYLMQRGDMISATGYPIRKENGFYTLRLIEIPKVLTPSLAPVPQKLEDPESRIRNRHLDLLVNNDVAATLRLRSKITQHIRDFLVQDDFLEFQTPILADQASGAMAQPFKTNATEFPEKQLALRIAPELWLKRLVIGGLDRVFEIGPAFRNEGLDAIHNPEFTTCEFYKAYADLEDLISMTEKLISGLVRLVNGLRDDPQQVKYMPFAELPRFEEDLYTKPFKRIEFIPAVEAALGEKLPDLQKDDARKDLLEIFTRHSLEVPENPTLPRLLDELASLYIEPHCSEPTFIMHHPSSMAPLSKSFLDPKTNQLVSARVELFIQHQEIANMYEEENSPFEQSYKFREQLRYKDIENPINKVDEGYIQALEVGLPPTGGWGCGVDRLVMWLSGSKRISDVLPFGNLRNVVNLGAVGKRQV, translated from the exons ATGAGTTCTCTTACTGGTCTTCGGTTTCTTAGACCCTACCTCTATCATGATATTCTTCCGGTAAAACCAGCTGCATATGCACGACTGTTTTCTACACATTACTCTCTACGCAGTGAGAGGTCGAAGAGACCCTACTGCGAGACAGAAGAGAACTTGAAGATTCGTAGGGTAAAGTTGAAGGACGGTTTAGACCCCACCGAAACTAGGATAAAAAAACTTCAGTCAGCTGGCGCTCTACACTATCCCAGAATCAAAAAGGTTGGTAAAATCGTATCGGTGAAAAGTTGTCTTGAAAAATGTGCGGAAATGTTACCAGGTGTGGATAGTGATGATGCCATTGCTCTTACGCTGCATG GTAGAGTTGGAAGTATACGAAAGCTTGGCTCAAAGCTTGTCTTtatgaatataatagaagatggttattcaattcaattagAGGCTGAATCTGGGATGATATACAAAAACCAAGATGTTAATGTGCAATCACCGATCTCCTTCGAAAACCTAACCTATCTTATGCAACGTGGAGACATGATTT CTGCGACTGGTTACCCAATTCGCAAAGAAAATGGGTTCTACACTCTCAGATTAATCGAAATACCTAAAGTATTGACCCCAAGTCTGGCACCAGTGCCTCAAAAGTTGGAGGATCCAGAAAGTCGTATTCGAAATCGacatcttgatcttcttgtcAACAATGATGTTGCTGCTACTCTACGTCTTCGATCCAAAATCACACAGCATATCCGTGATTTCCTAGTTCAAGATGATTTCCTCGAATTTCAAACACCAATTCTTGCCGACCAGGCTTCAGGTGCCATGGCTCAACCATTCAAAACGAATGCAACCGAGTTCCCCGAAAAACAGTTGGCTCTGAGAATAGCTCCTGAGTTGTGGTTAAAACGTTTAGTGATTGGTGGTTTAGATCGAGTCTTCGAGATTGGTCCTGCATTCCGAAATGAAGGTCTTGATGCGATACACAATCCGGAATTTACAACTTGTGAATTTTACAAAGCGTATGCCGACCTCGAGGATCTTATTTCCATGACCGAGAAGTTGATTTCAGGCCTTGTACGTCTTGTAAATGGACTGCGTGATGATCCTCAACAAGTCAAATACATGCCGTTTGCTGAACTCCCACGCTTCGAAGAGGATTTATACACAAAACCCTTTAAACGAATCGAATTCATACCCGCAGTCGAAGCTGCACTCGGTGAAAAGCTACCAGATCTCCAGAAAGATGACGCTAGAAAAGACCTTCTCGAAATCTTCACAAGACACAGCCTCGAAGTCCCCGAAAACCCTACTCTTCCTCGTCTCCTAGATGAGCTCGCATCCCTCTATATTGAACCCCATTGTTCGGAACCAACATTCATTATGCACCATCCTTCTTCGATGGCACCGCTTTCCAAATCCTTCCTCGATCCCAAAACCAACCAGCTTGTCTCCGCGCGCGTGGAACTGTTCATTCAGCACCAAGAAATAGCCAATATGTACGAGGAGGAAAATTCACCATTCGAACAAAGCTATAAGTTCAGAGAACAGTTGAGGTATAAAGATATAGAGAATCCGATAAATAAAGTGGATGAAGGATATATCCAAGCGTTGGAAGTCGGATTACCACCGACTGGTGGATGGGGATGCGGAGTAGATAGATTGGTCATGTGGCTGAGTGGTTCGAAGAGAATCAGTGATGTTTTGCCATTTGGCAATTTGAGGAATGTGGTTAATTTGGGAGCGGTGGGTAAGAGGCAGGTATAG
- the Bctim10 gene encoding Bctim10: MSMFGMGRPQPSSQEKIAAAEQEMDLITDMFNKLSQSCIKKCIPKDYREGELNKGEGVCIDRCASKFFDVQMKISELLQAEAAAKGAGGGGFGGGGFGM; encoded by the exons ATGTCGATGTTTGGAATGGGTCGTCCTCAACCATCTTCGCAGGAGAAAATCGCTGCTGCTGAGCaagagatggatttgattaCTGATATGTTCAACAA ACTCAGTCAATCCTGCATCAAAAAGTGCATTCCCAAAGATTACCGTGAGGGTGAACTCAACAAGGGCGAAGGCGTCTGTATCGACCGCTGCGCATCCAAATTTTTCGACGTCCAAATGAAGATTTCTGAACTATTACAAGCTGAGGCCGCAGCTAAGGgagctggtggtggtggattcggaggtggtggatttggaatgtaa
- the Bcrmd5 gene encoding Bcrmd5, protein MDVLEKEIIKLQRDSSFDQSIEDVDKIIQQLEKARGAIESEPQFASITLTKLQHPLKNGFEKVNDDIKKIHKAHGTYSKAVNSNLPKQTLLNEIDALANHTELVNRAITMHLLREGQFGVASTFYEELQNMKKNGSGPGAGPNLLAPENETVDEGLQGEFETMYNILHQLKERNLHPAIEWAQKNSRELETRGSNLEFELSKLQFVWLFLGPEANGLPDDENNGLPGALQYARDYFPRFQSRFLKEIQQLITAMVFESNLQKSPYRQTFDTSSSWSDVCTSFTREFCSLLGLSAESPLYLAATAGAIALPTLIKLATIQKTKRTNWTTDTELAVEIPLPGSMIFHPIFVCPVSKEQTNESNPPMMLPCGHVVAKESLQKLSKGGRFKCPYCPVESQLKEARQIYL, encoded by the exons ATGGATGTTCTTGAGAAGGAGATCATTAAGCTGCAGAGGGACTCCAGCTTTGATCAGAGCATTGAGGATGTGGATAAGATCATACAGCAATTGGAAAAAGCAAGAGGTGCTATTGAATCAG AACCTCAGTTCGCTTCCATAACTTTAACCAAACTCCAGCACCCGTTGAAGAATGGTTTTGAGAAAGTGAATGATGATATAAAGAAGATCCATAAAGCACATGGGACCTACAGCAAAGCAGTGAACTCG AATCTCCCAAAACAAACATTACTCAACGAAATCGATGCTCTTGCGAATCATACCGAACTTGTCAATCGAGCTATTACCATGCATCTTTTACGCGAAGGGCAATTCGGAGTAGCATCAACATTTTACGAAGAGTTGCAAAATATGAAAAAGAATGGCTCGGGTCCAGGAGCAGGTCCAAACTTGCTTGCGCCAGAGAACGAGACTGTGGACGAAGGACTCCAAGGCGAATTCGAAACcatgtataatatattacacCAGCTCAAGGAGCGGAACCTTCATCCAGCAATAGAGTGGGCACAAAAGAACAGCAGAGAACTCGAAACTCGAGGTAGTAATCTTGAATTCGAACTCAGCAAACTTCAATTTGTTTGGTTGTTTCTGGGCCCTGAGGCAAACGGCCTCCCGGATGATGAAAACAATGGTCTACCAGGTGCACTTCAATACGCTCGTGATTACTTTCCTCGATTTCAAAGCCGGTTCCTCAAGGAAATTCAACAACTTATCACAGCCATGGTATTCGAAtccaatcttcaaaaatCCCCTTATCGGCAAACTTTCGACACCTCCAGCTCCTGGTCTGACGTCTGCACCTCCTTCACCCGCGAATTCTGTTCGCTTCTAGGCCTCTCTGCCGAATCTCCCCTTTATCTCGCCGCAACAGCCGGGGCCATCGCTCTCCCTACCCTCATAAAACTCGCTACAATtcagaaaacaaaacgtacAAATTGGACAACGGATACAGAACTTGCGGTCGAGATACCATTGCCGGGAAGCATGATATTCCATCCAATTTTCGTATGCCCAGTGAGTAAGGAGCAAACGAATGAATCGAATCCACCAATGATGTTACCCTGTGGTCATGTAGTTGCGAAGGAGAGTTTGCAGAAATTGAGTAAGGGTGGGAGGTTCAAGTGTCCCTATTGTCCAGTTGAGAGTCAGCTGAAGGAGGCAAGGCAGATCTACTTGTAG